From Coturnix japonica isolate 7356 chromosome 1, Coturnix japonica 2.1, whole genome shotgun sequence, the proteins below share one genomic window:
- the WNT16 gene encoding protein Wnt-16, protein MGRGAAFGRSVLRAAMLLALCPGAAGGTWMWLGIAAAGGPEKPGCSSPPLSPGQQELCRQKPELVPAIREGARLGLQECRSQFRHERWDCRPPPPVQRRPPAAFGQQLQAGTKESAFVYAVTAAGLVHAVTRSCSAGNVTECSCDTKLQGGGSASEGWHWGGCSDDIHYGMSFSRSFLDAPIRNASGKSGNGLLAMNLHNNEAGRQAVAKLMSVDCRCHGVSGSCAVKTCWKTMSSFEKIGRFLKDKYENSIQVSDKMKKKLRRKEKSQRKIPIQKEDLLYVNKSPNYCVEDQKLGIPGTQGRECNRTSDGPDGCNLLCCGRGYNTHVVRHVERCECKFVWCCYVRCRRCETMTDVHTCK, encoded by the exons ATGGGACGCGGGGCCGCCTTCGGTCGAAGCGTGCTGCGGGCAGCGATGCTGCTCGCCCTCTGCCCCGGCGCCGCGGGCGGCACATGGAT GTGGCTGGGCATCGCGGCCGCCGGCGGGCCGGAGAAACCgggctgctccagccctccgTTGAGCCCcgggcagcaggagctgtgcaggcagaAGCCGGAGCTGGTGCCAGCCATCCGGGAGGGAGCACGTCTCGGCCTCCAGGAGTGCCGCAGCCAATTCCGACACGAGCGCTGGGActgccgcccgccgccccccgtCCAGCGCCGCCCGCCCGCAGCCTTcgggcagcagctgcag gcaGGCACAAAGGAGTCTGCGTTTGTGTATGCCGTGAcggcagcagggctggtgcaTGCCGTGACCCGCTCCTGCAGCGCAGGGAACGTGACCGAGTGCTCCTGTGACACCAAGCTGCAGGGCGGGGGCTCGGCCAGCGAGGGCTGGCACTGGGGCGGCTGCTCCGACGACATCCACTACGGGATGTCCTTCAGCAGGAGCTTCCTGGATGCGCCCATCAGGAATGCGTCAGGAAAGAGCGGCAACGGGCTGCTGGCCATGAACCTGCACAACAACGAGGCTGGAAGGCAG gCTGTAGCGAAGCTGATGTCAGTGGACTGCCGTTGTCATGGTGTTTCTGGGTCGTGCGCTGTGAAAACCTGCTGGAAAACTATGTCCTCCTTTGAAAAGATTGGCCGATTTTTAAAGGATAAGTATGAAAACAGCATACAGGTATCagacaagatgaaaaaaaagctACGCAGGAAAGAGAAGAGCCAGAGGAAAATACCAATCCAGAAAGAAGACCTTCTTTATGTGAACAAATCACCCAATTACTGTGTCGAAGATCAGAAACTGGGCATCCCTGGGACTCAGGGCAGGGAGTGCAACCGCACGTCAGATGGACCCGATGGCTGCAACCTGCTGTGCTGCGGGCGCGGGTACAACACACATGTGGTCAGGCACGTGGAGAGGTGTGAGTGCAAGTTCGTCTGGTGCTGCTACGTGCGCTGCCGGCGGTGTGAGACCATGACCGACGTACACACCTGCAAGTAG